Proteins from a single region of Gemmatirosa kalamazoonensis:
- a CDS encoding N-acyl-D-amino-acid deacylase family protein, producing MERCDTLIRGATVIDGTGAPATPADVSLVAGRIAAVRPPGALDAWRAETVHDAAGLVLAPGFVDVHTHDDTTVIRAPEMWPKLSQGVTTVVVGNCGISAAPVRLRGDPPDPMNLLGRAGDFRYPTFASYRDAVTRARPAVNVAALVGHTALRANHLDRLDRPATSAEISAMRDELRDALARGALGLSTGLAYANARAAPTEEVVALAEPLAAAGALYATHLRSEFAEILDALDEAVRIGRHARVPVAVSHLKCAGPDNWGRSEEVLATLDAARASHPVGWDCYPYAAGSSTLDVGQVDPRVEITITWSEPHPEASGRSLAHVAAGWGTTLVDAAHRLQPAGAIYHSIAEHDMRRILRHPATVVGSDGLPNDPRPHPRLWGTFPRVLGRYCRDERLFSLEDAVHRMTALPARRFGLAERGVVREGHWADLVLFDPATVRDVATFDDPQRAAEGIAAVWVNGVLSSRDQQPTGARGGRFVERGPIDGAGY from the coding sequence GTGGAACGATGCGACACGCTCATACGCGGCGCCACCGTGATCGACGGCACCGGCGCCCCCGCGACCCCCGCCGACGTGTCGCTCGTCGCCGGCCGCATCGCCGCGGTGCGCCCGCCCGGGGCCCTCGACGCGTGGCGCGCCGAGACGGTGCACGACGCGGCCGGTCTCGTGCTCGCCCCGGGCTTCGTCGACGTGCACACGCACGACGACACGACGGTGATCCGCGCGCCGGAGATGTGGCCGAAGCTCTCGCAGGGCGTCACCACGGTGGTCGTCGGCAACTGCGGCATCAGCGCGGCCCCCGTGCGCCTGCGCGGCGACCCGCCCGACCCGATGAACCTCCTCGGCCGTGCCGGGGACTTCCGCTACCCGACGTTCGCGTCGTACCGCGACGCCGTGACGCGCGCGCGGCCCGCGGTGAACGTCGCCGCGCTCGTCGGGCACACGGCGCTGCGCGCGAACCACCTCGACCGGCTCGATCGCCCCGCGACGTCCGCCGAGATCTCGGCCATGCGCGACGAGCTGCGCGACGCGCTCGCCCGCGGCGCGTTAGGCCTCAGCACGGGGCTCGCCTACGCGAACGCGCGCGCCGCGCCGACCGAGGAGGTCGTCGCGCTCGCCGAGCCGCTCGCCGCGGCGGGCGCGCTCTACGCCACGCACCTGCGCAGCGAGTTCGCCGAGATCCTCGACGCGCTCGACGAGGCCGTGCGCATCGGACGGCACGCGCGCGTGCCGGTCGCCGTGTCGCACCTGAAGTGCGCGGGCCCCGACAACTGGGGGCGCAGCGAGGAGGTGCTCGCGACGCTCGACGCCGCGCGCGCGTCGCATCCCGTGGGGTGGGACTGCTACCCGTACGCCGCGGGCTCGTCGACGCTGGACGTCGGCCAGGTGGACCCGCGCGTCGAGATCACGATCACCTGGTCCGAGCCGCACCCGGAGGCGAGCGGTCGGTCGCTCGCCCACGTCGCCGCGGGGTGGGGTACGACGCTCGTCGACGCGGCGCACAGGCTGCAGCCCGCGGGCGCGATCTACCACTCCATCGCGGAGCACGACATGCGGCGCATCCTGCGCCACCCCGCGACGGTCGTCGGGTCGGACGGGCTGCCTAACGATCCGCGCCCGCACCCGCGCCTGTGGGGCACGTTCCCGCGGGTGCTCGGCCGCTACTGCCGCGACGAGCGGCTGTTCTCGCTCGAGGATGCCGTGCACCGCATGACCGCGCTGCCGGCGCGCCGCTTCGGCCTCGCCGAGCGCGGCGTGGTGCGCGAGGGCCACTGGGCCGACCTCGTGCTGTTCGACCCCGCGACGGTGCGCGACGTCGCGACGTTCGACGATCCGCAGCGCGCCGCCGAGGGGATCGCGGCCGTGTGGGTGAACGGCGTGCTCTCGAGCCGCGACCAGCAGCCGACCGGCGCGCGCGGTGGCCGCTTCGTCGAGCGCGGCCCGATCGACGGCGCCGGCTACTGA